In the genome of Cyanobacterium sp. T60_A2020_053, one region contains:
- the rpoB gene encoding DNA-directed RNA polymerase subunit beta gives MRTQELLPDLIEIQRSSYKWFLEHGIIEELNSFSPITDYAGKLELQFIGEKYRLKEPKYDIEEAKKREASYEVQIYVPTRLMNKETGDIKEQEVFIGQLPLMTDRGTFLINGAERVIVNQIVRSPGVYFKSELDKNGKRTYSASVIPNRGAWLKFETDKNGVVWVRIDKTRKISAHVLLKAMGLTDREIMDRFRHADFYQKTIEKEGNTTTDEALMELYRKLRPGEPPTVSGGQALLETRFFDPKRYDLGKVGRYKMNKKLRLTVADNLRVLTVDDILSTVDYLINLEFDIGNVDDIDHLGNRRVRSVGELLQNQMRVGLSRLERIIKERMTVGDPNTLSPTALVNPKPLAAAIKEFFGSSQLSQFMDQTNPLAELTHKRRISALGPGGLSRDRAGFAVRDIHPSHYGRICPVETPEGPNAGLIGSLATYARVNEYGFIATPYYKVENGKVRWDLAPEYLTADEEDDKRVAPGDLSTDEDGNILGDIVPIRYRQEFSTTAPDQVDYVAVSPVQIVSVATSMIPFLEHDDANRALMGSNMQRQAVPLLSPERPLVGTGLEGQAARDSGMVIVARDYGKITYVDAKTIKLVTKKGLEIVYDLQKYERSNQDTCLNQRPLVDEGEEVVPGQVLADGSATEGGELALGQNITVAYMPWEGYNYEDAILISERLVQDDIYTTIHVEKHDIESRQTKLGPEEVTREIPNVGEDALLNLDENGIIRVGAWVEAGDILVGKVTPKGESDQPPEEKLLRAIFGEKARDVRDNSLRLPNGERGRVVNVRVFTREQGDELPPNTNMIVRVYIAEKRKIQVGDKMAGRHGNKGIVSRILPREDMPYLPDGSPVDIVLNPLGVPSRMNVGQVFECLLGWAGEHLGYRFKMTPFDEMYGEEASRNTVNGLLRDAAKKKGKEWVFNEDHPGKIQVYDGRSGEPFDNPVTIGKAYMLKLVHLVQHKIHARSTGPYSLVTQQPLGGKAQHGGQRFGEMEVWALEAYGAAYTLQELLTVKSDDMQGRNEALNAIVKGKSIPHPGTPESFKVLLRELQSLGLDVSVHKVMEDNEDIEIDLMDSAHTRAPKRPTYENLASLGQDDDEY, from the coding sequence ATGAGAACCCAAGAACTGTTACCCGATTTAATCGAAATTCAACGCTCTAGCTATAAATGGTTTTTAGAGCATGGCATTATTGAAGAACTCAACAGTTTTAGCCCTATCACCGATTATGCAGGAAAATTAGAACTACAGTTTATCGGCGAAAAATATCGTCTCAAAGAACCAAAATACGACATCGAAGAAGCTAAAAAAAGAGAAGCCAGTTACGAAGTCCAAATTTATGTACCCACCCGTTTAATGAACAAAGAAACGGGAGATATAAAAGAACAAGAAGTCTTCATCGGTCAACTTCCCCTCATGACTGACCGGGGTACATTTTTGATTAACGGTGCAGAAAGGGTAATTGTTAACCAGATCGTCCGTTCTCCGGGTGTTTATTTCAAATCAGAATTGGATAAAAACGGTAAAAGAACCTACTCCGCTTCCGTAATTCCCAACCGAGGCGCTTGGTTGAAATTTGAAACCGACAAAAACGGCGTAGTATGGGTAAGAATTGATAAAACCCGTAAAATTTCCGCCCATGTGTTATTAAAAGCCATGGGATTGACTGACAGAGAAATAATGGATCGTTTCCGCCATGCTGACTTCTATCAAAAAACCATCGAAAAAGAAGGTAATACCACCACCGATGAAGCCTTGATGGAACTTTATCGTAAATTGAGACCGGGTGAACCTCCCACAGTGAGCGGTGGTCAAGCCCTATTAGAAACCCGTTTCTTTGATCCTAAACGCTACGATTTAGGTAAAGTCGGGCGCTATAAAATGAACAAAAAACTACGTCTCACGGTAGCTGATAATCTCAGAGTTTTAACCGTTGACGATATTCTCTCCACTGTGGATTATTTGATTAACCTCGAATTTGACATCGGTAATGTGGACGATATTGATCACCTCGGTAATCGTCGGGTGAGAAGTGTAGGAGAATTATTACAAAATCAAATGCGTGTGGGCTTATCACGCTTAGAACGAATTATCAAAGAAAGAATGACAGTGGGCGATCCTAATACCCTCAGTCCCACAGCTTTAGTTAACCCTAAACCTTTGGCAGCAGCTATTAAAGAGTTTTTTGGTTCTTCTCAGCTTTCACAATTTATGGATCAAACCAATCCTTTAGCCGAGTTGACTCATAAACGTCGTATTTCAGCCCTCGGTCCGGGGGGGTTAAGTAGGGATCGTGCTGGTTTTGCTGTACGAGATATTCACCCTAGCCACTACGGGCGCATTTGTCCTGTGGAAACGCCCGAAGGTCCTAACGCTGGTTTGATCGGTTCTTTAGCAACCTATGCCAGAGTTAACGAATATGGATTTATTGCAACCCCTTATTACAAAGTCGAAAACGGCAAAGTGCGCTGGGATTTAGCGCCCGAATACCTCACCGCCGACGAAGAAGATGATAAAAGAGTAGCACCCGGAGATTTATCCACCGATGAAGACGGCAACATTTTAGGGGATATTGTACCCATTCGTTACCGTCAGGAATTTTCTACCACAGCGCCCGATCAAGTGGACTATGTGGCAGTTTCCCCCGTGCAAATCGTTTCCGTAGCTACATCTATGATTCCCTTCTTAGAACATGATGACGCTAACCGAGCGCTGATGGGGTCAAATATGCAACGCCAAGCAGTGCCTTTATTAAGTCCTGAGCGCCCGTTGGTGGGTACAGGATTAGAAGGTCAAGCGGCACGCGACTCCGGCATGGTAATTGTGGCGCGGGACTACGGCAAAATTACCTATGTGGACGCTAAAACCATTAAGCTCGTTACCAAAAAGGGTTTAGAAATCGTTTATGACTTGCAAAAATACGAAAGATCGAACCAAGATACTTGTTTAAACCAGCGCCCGTTAGTGGACGAAGGGGAGGAAGTAGTACCCGGTCAAGTATTGGCGGATGGTTCAGCCACCGAAGGGGGCGAATTGGCTTTAGGTCAAAATATCACCGTGGCTTATATGCCTTGGGAAGGCTATAACTACGAGGATGCCATCTTAATTAGTGAAAGATTGGTACAAGATGATATTTACACCACCATTCACGTTGAAAAACACGACATTGAATCCCGTCAAACTAAATTAGGACCAGAAGAAGTAACTAGAGAAATCCCCAACGTAGGAGAAGATGCCCTGCTTAACCTCGATGAAAATGGGATTATTCGGGTGGGCGCTTGGGTAGAAGCTGGTGATATTTTGGTGGGTAAAGTTACCCCTAAAGGTGAGTCAGATCAACCCCCAGAAGAAAAACTATTACGCGCTATTTTCGGTGAAAAAGCAAGAGATGTTCGTGATAACTCCCTCAGACTTCCTAACGGTGAAAGAGGTCGAGTGGTTAACGTGCGCGTCTTTACCAGAGAGCAAGGGGACGAATTACCACCGAACACCAACATGATCGTCAGGGTTTATATCGCTGAAAAAAGAAAAATTCAAGTGGGCGATAAAATGGCTGGTCGTCACGGCAATAAAGGAATTGTTTCTCGTATCCTCCCCCGTGAAGATATGCCCTATTTGCCCGATGGTAGCCCCGTGGACATTGTTCTTAACCCCCTTGGTGTACCTTCCCGTATGAACGTGGGTCAGGTTTTTGAGTGCCTGTTAGGATGGGCTGGAGAGCATTTAGGTTATCGGTTTAAAATGACTCCCTTTGATGAAATGTATGGGGAAGAAGCATCTCGTAATACCGTTAACGGTTTACTCCGCGATGCCGCTAAGAAGAAGGGTAAAGAATGGGTCTTCAATGAAGATCACCCGGGTAAAATTCAAGTGTATGACGGGCGATCGGGAGAACCCTTTGATAACCCTGTAACTATCGGAAAAGCCTATATGCTGAAACTGGTTCACTTGGTACAACATAAGATTCACGCGCGCTCCACCGGTCCTTATTCCCTTGTCACACAACAACCATTGGGTGGTAAAGCCCAACACGGTGGACAAAGATTTGGAGAAATGGAAGTATGGGCATTAGAAGCCTACGGCGCAGCCTACACCTTACAGGAATTATTAACGGTTAAATCCGATGATATGCAAGGGAGAAATGAGGCTCTTAATGCCATCGTCAAAGGAAAATCTATTCCTCACCCGGGTACACCAGAATCTTTCAAAGTGTTGTTAAGAGAACTACAATCCCTCGGTTTAGATGTCTCTGTCCATAAAGTAATGGAAGATAACGAAGACATTGAAATCGACTTAATGGACAGCGCCCACACCCGTGCGCCCAAACGCCCGACTTATGAAAACCTAGCTAGTTTAGGTCAAGACGACGACGAGTATTAA
- a CDS encoding 30S ribosomal protein S20 — MANSKSASKRIQINERNRLRNKSYKSAVRTLMKKYFQAVEVYVSTPSEEQKQVVKTSMASAYSKIDKAVKKGILHKNNGARKKARLARALKTAESQSA; from the coding sequence GTGGCTAACTCCAAATCAGCATCAAAAAGAATCCAAATTAACGAACGCAATCGCTTACGGAATAAGTCTTACAAATCTGCGGTTAGAACCCTAATGAAAAAATACTTTCAAGCCGTAGAAGTTTATGTCTCTACTCCCAGTGAAGAACAAAAGCAAGTGGTAAAAACATCCATGGCTTCAGCATACAGCAAAATTGACAAAGCTGTTAAAAAAGGAATATTACACAAAAATAACGGTGCCAGAAAAAAAGCTAGATTAGCAAGAGCATTAAAAACTGCTGAATCTCAATCAGCATAA
- a CDS encoding TatD family hydrolase gives MQLIDTHVHINFDRFKEDLEQVVGRWRQQGVSKLVHSCVHPDEFETISALAQAYPELYCSVGLHPLDHQKWAGEITAQKILNFAQSHPKVVAIGEMGLDFFKDQEQEKQKEICWRQLEIAYQLNKPVIIHCREAGASFRDLLTEFLSNKGQIKGVMHCWTGTPEETQWFLDLGMYISFSGVVTFKNAKTVHNSALLTPLDRLLIETDCPFLAPSPHRGDRNEPAYVYHVAERLAELKGIDLSIIAQHTTQNAETLFNLT, from the coding sequence ATGCAACTAATTGATACCCATGTCCATATCAACTTTGATAGATTCAAAGAAGATTTAGAGCAGGTAGTCGGGCGCTGGCGCCAACAAGGAGTAAGTAAATTAGTTCATTCCTGTGTACATCCCGACGAATTTGAAACCATCAGCGCCCTTGCCCAAGCCTATCCCGAACTATATTGTTCCGTAGGCTTACACCCCCTTGATCACCAAAAATGGGCTGGAGAAATCACCGCCCAAAAAATCCTTAACTTTGCCCAATCTCACCCCAAAGTAGTAGCTATTGGCGAGATGGGCTTGGACTTTTTTAAAGATCAAGAGCAAGAAAAACAAAAAGAAATCTGTTGGCGACAACTAGAAATAGCGTATCAGCTTAATAAACCAGTGATTATTCACTGTAGGGAGGCGGGCGCTAGTTTTAGAGACCTGCTAACAGAATTTTTGAGTAACAAAGGACAAATTAAAGGCGTAATGCACTGCTGGACAGGCACACCAGAAGAAACTCAATGGTTTTTAGACTTAGGAATGTATATCAGTTTTAGTGGCGTGGTCACATTCAAAAACGCTAAAACCGTTCATAACAGCGCCCTCCTCACCCCCTTAGACCGTCTGTTAATTGAGACAGACTGTCCATTTCTTGCTCCCAGTCCTCATCGTGGTGATAGGAATGAACCAGCCTATGTGTATCATGTCGCCGAGAGATTAGCGGAATTGAAAGGAATTGACTTGAGCATTATCGCTCAACATACCACCCAAAACGCTGAAACCTTATTTAACCTAACCTAA
- a CDS encoding methyltransferase domain-containing protein: MSEVRKAVQKLYNTYPFPPDPLLSEPPPGYNWRWHYQSAYNFCKGKKPQRPSPRILDAGCGTGSSTEYLVLHNPHADILAVDISENALATAQRRLEKSGVLKDFQGKIEFKQFQVEDARELEGEFDLINSVGVLHHLPNPVIGIQALADKLAPDGLFHIFVYAELGRWEILLMQEAIALLQGEKRGDYQDGVKVGRDLFAGLPDYSRLLQREKERWALENQRDECFADMYVHPNEFDYNINSLFDFIATSGLDFVGFSNPDFWQLEKLIPREDLRRRAQSLTPQQRYRLIELLDPSSVTHYEFFLAKPPFIKETWQDDEKLLKAIPELNPCMMGWESRSLLDYQYHPITLSDGEFNFMKSSALNPNQSLSVGDILSQSDDFNLDGVRLLIQRQLIMVSSNI, from the coding sequence ATGTCTGAAGTTAGAAAAGCAGTTCAAAAACTCTATAATACTTATCCTTTTCCCCCTGATCCTCTTTTGAGTGAACCACCGCCGGGTTATAATTGGCGTTGGCATTATCAGTCAGCTTATAATTTTTGCAAAGGCAAAAAACCCCAGCGCCCTTCACCGCGCATTCTTGATGCTGGTTGTGGTACAGGCTCTAGTACAGAATACCTAGTTTTACATAATCCTCACGCTGACATTTTAGCGGTGGATATTAGTGAAAATGCCCTCGCTACGGCACAGAGAAGGTTAGAAAAATCAGGGGTTTTAAAAGATTTTCAAGGCAAAATCGAGTTTAAACAGTTTCAGGTAGAAGATGCCAGAGAGTTGGAGGGAGAATTTGATTTAATTAACTCCGTGGGAGTATTACATCATTTACCTAATCCAGTAATTGGTATTCAGGCTTTAGCGGATAAGTTAGCGCCCGATGGTTTATTCCATATTTTCGTTTACGCTGAGTTAGGTAGATGGGAAATTCTCTTGATGCAAGAAGCCATTGCTTTACTTCAAGGGGAAAAACGAGGGGATTATCAAGACGGTGTTAAAGTTGGTAGGGATTTGTTTGCTGGTTTACCCGATTATAGTCGTCTCTTACAACGGGAAAAAGAGCGATGGGCGCTGGAAAATCAACGGGATGAATGTTTTGCGGATATGTATGTGCATCCTAATGAGTTTGACTACAACATCAATTCTTTATTTGATTTTATCGCTACTTCTGGTTTAGATTTTGTGGGTTTTTCTAATCCTGATTTTTGGCAGTTAGAAAAATTAATCCCTAGGGAAGATTTACGGCGGAGGGCGCAATCTTTAACCCCTCAACAGCGTTATCGTTTAATTGAATTACTTGATCCTTCCAGCGTGACTCATTATGAGTTTTTCCTTGCTAAACCGCCTTTTATCAAAGAAACTTGGCAAGATGATGAGAAATTATTAAAAGCAATACCAGAGTTGAATCCCTGCATGATGGGTTGGGAAAGTCGCAGTTTATTGGATTATCAATATCACCCGATTACTTTGTCTGATGGTGAATTTAATTTTATGAAATCCAGCGCCCTCAACCCCAATCAAAGTTTATCGGTGGGGGATATTCTCTCACAATCAGACGATTTTAACTTGGATGGAGTGCGCTTACTCATTCAACGTCAATTAATTATGGTTTCTTCAAATATCTGA
- the corA gene encoding magnesium/cobalt transporter CorA has translation MTHFRPSNLVTHFNYFNNSHNTIPGSLNFQPDAIAPIITLIDYDENQATRKKLENPLDCTLSLNTESVSWINLDGLGNETTWKQLSQVFNLHPIALEDIVNVPQRPKMVEYEDYLIFISPMVTVDKHSNFFVTEQISFVLGKHYLLTIQEEPDYDCFHEVRERIRHKKGLIREKRVDYLFYILIDAIIDGFFPVMEIYGESIHLLQKEVVTTPTHQSLTKIHQLQQDLLLIRRSVWPLRDAMNSLLREKNELISDEIRVFLRDCYDHLIQILDIVENYRDLASSLMDIYLSSVSNRMNGIMKTLTVVSSVFIPLTFIAGIYGMNFNPDKSPYNMPELNWYWGYVFAWVLMLIVAIGMMIFFWKKGWFRNFDNLKK, from the coding sequence ATGACTCATTTTCGTCCTTCCAATTTGGTTACCCATTTTAATTACTTTAATAATTCTCATAATACTATACCCGGCAGTCTTAATTTTCAACCTGATGCCATCGCCCCTATAATTACACTGATTGACTATGACGAAAACCAAGCCACTCGTAAAAAACTGGAAAACCCTTTAGATTGTACTCTTTCTCTTAATACTGAATCTGTCTCATGGATTAATCTTGACGGCTTAGGGAATGAAACAACTTGGAAACAATTAAGTCAAGTGTTTAACCTTCATCCTATTGCCCTTGAAGATATTGTTAACGTTCCTCAGCGTCCAAAAATGGTAGAATATGAAGACTATTTAATCTTTATTTCTCCTATGGTGACGGTGGATAAACATTCAAATTTTTTTGTTACTGAGCAAATTAGCTTCGTTTTGGGAAAACATTATCTATTAACCATACAAGAAGAGCCTGATTACGATTGTTTTCACGAAGTAAGAGAAAGAATTCGTCATAAAAAAGGATTAATTCGGGAAAAAAGAGTAGATTATTTATTCTATATTTTAATTGATGCGATTATCGATGGTTTTTTTCCTGTGATGGAGATATATGGGGAATCTATACATTTATTGCAAAAAGAAGTAGTAACTACTCCTACCCATCAATCATTAACGAAAATTCATCAATTACAACAGGATTTACTTTTAATACGTCGTTCGGTTTGGCCATTACGAGATGCGATGAATTCCCTACTGAGAGAGAAAAATGAGTTAATTTCTGATGAAATCAGGGTATTTTTGCGGGATTGTTATGATCATCTTATTCAAATTCTTGACATAGTAGAAAACTATCGAGATTTAGCATCTAGCTTAATGGATATTTACCTTTCTTCAGTAAGTAACCGCATGAATGGGATTATGAAAACCTTAACCGTTGTTTCCAGTGTTTTTATCCCTTTAACCTTTATTGCTGGAATTTATGGCATGAATTTTAATCCCGATAAATCTCCATATAATATGCCAGAATTAAACTGGTATTGGGGTTATGTTTTTGCCTGGGTACTAATGTTAATTGTAGCCATTGGAATGATGATCTTTTTTTGGAAAAAGGGTTGGTTTCGTAACTTTGATAATCTAAAAAAATAG
- a CDS encoding DNA-directed RNA polymerase subunit beta' — protein MSQQQEKTPNPAIFYNKIIDKGALKKLISKTFTQYGSARCAAVCDKLKTMGFHYATQAAVSISVEDLKVPPIKKEMLAEAETTIRTTMNRYANGEITEVERFQKVIDTWNDTSESLKDEVVRNFKEFDPLNSVYMMAFSGARGNISQVRQLVGMRGLMADPQGEIIDLPIKTNFREGLTVTEYIISSYGARKGLVDTALRTADSGYLTRRLVDVSQDVIIRETDCGTHKGIWVEPMKDGDRVLIPLGDRLLGRVLADDVVHPITGEVIGERNQAIDADLAKLIGKTVERVKVRSPLTCETARSVCQKCYGWSLAHGEWVNMGEAIGIIAAQSIGEPGTQLTMRTFHTGGVFTGEVAQRITTPVAGKIKFDKKLKVRENRTRHGDQKLLVEVNGDVLVGKEKVAVPINSLLAVREGDQVQVGDLLAEVMPQKTRSTERVTKDVASDLAGEVIFQDVDPLSTTDKQGNTTITASRNGLIWVLSGQVYNLPPNAEPVVKNGDTIKQGEVLAETKLKTKSGGVCRFEEGSREIEIITASVSLDQADIFLEHHGNQQQYVIHTPRDERFALKVSPGTKVQHNQIVAELIDDSFTTETGGIMRYAGLETGRGNKKQGYEVTTEGILIWIPEESHEINKDISLLLVEDGQYVEGGTEVVKDMFCQSSGVVEVVQKNDILREIIIKPGQLYLDLDPEAMATLEDGTILSPGTEIMPGVVTQHECITEFVDTNEGVGLLLRPMKQYEVVNTIESPSQESLNSAGGKINLRPVLRTFFKDGERVKSVEGVQLVTTQLVLETSDGMSADIELIPDEKDEDCYRLQIVVLESVMLRRELDAESHITTNITVTDGQEIVPGAVVATTQILCQENGIIRGIREDGEAIRRVLVVRENDLVEIETKEKLLKKEGDFITEGELIAEGLPAPESAYIMKQGKGKLTLRQARPYRVSTGAILHIQQGDLVQRGDNLVLLVFERAKTGDIVQGLPRIEELLEARKPKEPSVLARRPGVCQVEYKDDEAIDVKVIEDDGTISEYSLSPTQNIIVGDDQRVDTGDALSDGLVSPHELLEVFYDYYKETEGAYEAALKAVQKAQRFLVDQIQGVYQSQGIDISDKHIEVIVRQMTSKVHIDDGGDSIRLPGELVELRDIAKDNETLSITGGAPIEYTPKLMGITKASLNTDSFISAASFQETTRVLTEAAIEGKTDWLRGLKENVIIGRLIPAGTGFNAYEANLDWEDTEVGAGNSDFIGDVSDYLEPTYLYDESEPAVIDDNIARALSSERALMGDDLIDDDYEG, from the coding sequence ATGTCTCAACAGCAAGAAAAAACCCCTAACCCTGCTATTTTTTATAACAAAATTATCGACAAAGGAGCATTAAAAAAACTCATCTCGAAAACCTTTACGCAATACGGTTCGGCGAGGTGCGCTGCCGTGTGTGATAAACTCAAAACCATGGGCTTTCATTATGCCACTCAAGCCGCCGTTTCCATTAGTGTGGAAGATTTGAAAGTACCACCTATTAAAAAAGAAATGTTAGCAGAAGCGGAAACTACCATCCGCACTACCATGAATCGTTATGCTAACGGGGAAATTACCGAAGTAGAACGTTTCCAAAAAGTAATTGATACATGGAATGATACTTCAGAATCTCTTAAAGATGAAGTAGTCAGAAACTTTAAAGAATTTGATCCCCTCAACTCAGTTTATATGATGGCGTTTTCGGGCGCTAGGGGTAACATTAGCCAAGTTCGTCAGTTGGTGGGAATGCGTGGTTTGATGGCTGATCCTCAAGGAGAAATCATCGATTTACCCATTAAAACTAACTTCCGTGAAGGTTTAACCGTTACAGAATACATTATTTCTTCCTACGGCGCCCGTAAGGGTTTAGTAGATACGGCATTGAGAACTGCTGACTCTGGTTATTTAACCCGCCGTTTAGTAGATGTATCCCAAGATGTAATCATCAGAGAAACGGATTGCGGTACTCATAAAGGCATTTGGGTAGAACCCATGAAAGACGGTGATCGGGTTTTAATTCCTTTAGGTGATCGCCTGTTGGGAAGGGTATTAGCTGATGATGTAGTGCATCCTATCACAGGGGAAGTAATTGGCGAACGAAATCAAGCCATTGACGCAGATTTAGCAAAATTAATTGGTAAAACTGTGGAACGAGTTAAAGTGAGATCACCTTTAACCTGTGAAACAGCGCGCTCCGTGTGTCAAAAATGTTACGGTTGGTCATTGGCTCACGGCGAATGGGTCAACATGGGTGAAGCTATCGGTATTATTGCCGCCCAGTCCATCGGTGAACCGGGTACACAGTTAACCATGCGTACTTTCCACACAGGAGGAGTGTTTACAGGGGAAGTTGCTCAAAGGATTACTACTCCTGTGGCTGGAAAAATTAAATTTGATAAAAAATTAAAAGTCAGAGAAAATCGTACTCGTCACGGAGACCAAAAACTATTAGTAGAGGTAAACGGTGATGTTTTAGTGGGTAAAGAAAAAGTTGCCGTACCAATTAACAGTTTACTCGCTGTTAGAGAAGGAGATCAAGTACAAGTTGGAGACTTACTCGCCGAAGTAATGCCCCAAAAAACTAGATCAACGGAAAGAGTGACCAAAGACGTTGCCTCCGATTTAGCTGGGGAAGTAATATTCCAAGATGTTGATCCTCTCTCCACCACCGACAAACAGGGCAACACCACCATTACCGCTTCTCGTAACGGTTTGATTTGGGTATTGTCAGGACAAGTTTATAATTTGCCTCCCAACGCTGAACCAGTGGTTAAAAATGGTGACACTATTAAACAAGGTGAAGTTTTAGCGGAAACCAAGCTCAAAACTAAAAGCGGTGGTGTGTGCCGTTTTGAAGAAGGTAGTCGAGAAATTGAAATTATTACCGCTTCTGTATCTTTAGATCAAGCTGATATTTTCCTAGAACATCACGGCAATCAGCAACAGTACGTTATCCATACCCCCAGAGATGAACGTTTCGCCTTGAAAGTGTCTCCGGGTACGAAGGTACAACATAATCAAATTGTGGCGGAGTTAATTGACGATAGTTTTACCACCGAAACTGGTGGGATTATGCGTTATGCCGGTTTGGAAACTGGGCGCGGTAATAAAAAGCAAGGTTATGAAGTTACCACAGAAGGAATTTTGATCTGGATTCCCGAAGAAAGTCACGAGATTAATAAGGATATTTCTTTATTATTAGTGGAAGATGGTCAATATGTGGAAGGTGGTACAGAAGTAGTTAAGGATATGTTCTGTCAATCCAGTGGAGTAGTGGAAGTTGTCCAGAAAAATGATATTTTGCGAGAAATTATCATCAAACCGGGTCAATTATACTTGGATTTAGACCCCGAAGCCATGGCAACCTTGGAGGATGGGACAATTTTATCTCCGGGTACGGAAATTATGCCGGGAGTTGTGACTCAACATGAATGTATCACTGAGTTTGTGGATACTAATGAAGGTGTCGGTTTATTATTACGCCCCATGAAACAATATGAGGTAGTGAACACCATTGAGTCTCCTTCCCAAGAGTCTTTGAATAGTGCTGGGGGTAAAATTAATTTACGTCCTGTGTTGCGTACTTTCTTTAAGGATGGGGAAAGGGTGAAAAGTGTTGAGGGAGTACAATTAGTTACTACTCAGCTTGTGCTGGAAACCAGTGACGGCATGAGTGCTGATATTGAGTTAATTCCAGACGAAAAAGATGAGGATTGTTACCGATTACAAATTGTGGTACTAGAGTCGGTGATGTTGCGCCGTGAATTAGATGCGGAATCTCACATCACTACCAATATCACAGTAACGGATGGTCAGGAAATCGTGCCGGGCGCTGTGGTAGCCACTACTCAAATTCTTTGTCAAGAGAATGGTATTATTCGAGGTATCAGAGAAGACGGGGAAGCCATTCGCCGGGTTTTAGTGGTGCGTGAAAATGACTTGGTGGAAATTGAAACTAAGGAAAAATTACTCAAGAAAGAGGGTGATTTTATTACCGAAGGTGAGTTAATCGCTGAGGGTTTACCAGCGCCCGAATCCGCTTACATCATGAAACAGGGTAAAGGTAAATTAACTTTACGCCAAGCGCGCCCCTACCGAGTATCTACGGGGGCAATTTTACACATTCAACAGGGTGACTTAGTGCAAAGGGGTGATAATCTTGTACTATTGGTTTTTGAACGGGCAAAAACTGGGGATATTGTACAGGGTTTACCGAGAATTGAGGAACTGTTGGAAGCTCGTAAACCAAAAGAACCGTCCGTTTTGGCACGTCGCCCCGGAGTTTGTCAGGTGGAATATAAGGATGATGAGGCTATCGATGTCAAAGTGATTGAGGATGATGGCACTATTTCTGAATATTCTTTAAGTCCTACTCAAAACATCATTGTCGGGGATGATCAACGGGTTGATACAGGTGATGCTCTTTCTGATGGTTTGGTCAGTCCTCACGAGTTGTTGGAAGTCTTTTATGATTACTATAAAGAGACGGAGGGCGCTTATGAAGCGGCGCTGAAAGCTGTCCAAAAAGCACAACGTTTCCTTGTGGATCAAATTCAAGGGGTTTATCAGTCTCAAGGCATTGATATTTCTGATAAACATATTGAGGTAATTGTCCGTCAAATGACTTCTAAGGTTCACATTGATGATGGTGGTGATAGTATTCGTTTACCGGGTGAATTGGTAGAGTTACGAGATATTGCTAAGGATAATGAGACTCTTTCTATCACGGGAGGGGCGCCCATCGAATACACTCCTAAGTTAATGGGTATTACCAAAGCGAGTTTGAATACTGATAGTTTCATCTCGGCGGCTAGTTTCCAAGAAACTACAAGGGTACTAACTGAGGCGGCCATTGAGGGTAAAACTGACTGGTTACGAGGTTTGAAAGAAAACGTCATTATCGGTCGTTTAATTCCTGCTGGTACTGGTTTCAATGCTTATGAGGCTAACCTAGATTGGGAAGATACGGAGGTGGGCGCTGGTAATTCTGATTTTATCGGTGATGTTAGTGATTATCTTGAGCCTACTTATCTTTATGATGAGTCTGAACCTGCTGTTATTGATGATAACATTGCCCGCGCTTTGTCTTCGGAACGGGCGCTGATGGGTGATGATTTAATTGATGATGATTATGAAGGTTAG